The proteins below are encoded in one region of Pseudomonas sp. SCB32:
- a CDS encoding LysR family transcriptional regulator has product MDTLQTMRAFVCVAETGSFTAAAQQLNTTTAYVSRAVANLESHLQARLLNRTTRRIALTEAGQRYLLRCEQILAYVEEAEAEASDAHARPAGRLRVHSMTGIGQHYVIRAIANYRQLHPEVTFELTMANRVPDLLDEGFDVAIVVASELPDSGLVSQRIGETYSILCASPDYLTRRGAPKTPSELIEHDCLRLISPVLPLDKWLFDGPNGQEMITLGPSPFQVNVGDAMTEAISSGMGISALPVYSAIEGLRDGSLVRVLPHYKLQQLNVYALYPSRQYLDAKIKTWVAYLRENLPGVLQADGAGVASVTP; this is encoded by the coding sequence ATGGACACACTGCAGACCATGCGAGCGTTCGTCTGCGTCGCGGAAACCGGCAGCTTCACCGCCGCCGCGCAGCAGCTGAACACCACTACCGCCTACGTATCGCGCGCGGTGGCCAATCTCGAGTCGCACCTCCAGGCACGCCTGCTCAATCGCACCACCCGGCGCATCGCCCTGACCGAAGCCGGCCAGCGCTACCTGCTGCGCTGCGAGCAGATCCTCGCCTACGTCGAGGAAGCCGAGGCCGAGGCCAGCGACGCCCACGCCCGCCCCGCCGGTCGCCTGCGCGTGCACTCGATGACCGGCATCGGCCAGCACTACGTGATCCGCGCCATCGCCAACTACCGCCAGCTGCATCCGGAAGTGACCTTCGAGCTGACCATGGCCAACCGCGTGCCGGACCTGCTCGACGAGGGCTTCGACGTGGCCATCGTAGTCGCCTCGGAACTGCCGGACTCGGGCCTGGTGTCGCAGCGCATCGGCGAGACCTACAGCATCCTCTGCGCCTCGCCGGACTACCTGACGCGGCGCGGTGCGCCAAAGACGCCGTCGGAGCTGATCGAACACGACTGCCTGCGCCTTATCAGCCCAGTACTACCCCTGGACAAGTGGTTGTTCGATGGTCCCAACGGCCAGGAAATGATTACTCTAGGCCCCTCGCCCTTCCAGGTGAACGTCGGCGACGCCATGACCGAGGCCATCAGCTCCGGCATGGGTATCAGCGCACTGCCCGTCTACTCGGCCATCGAAGGCCTGCGCGACGGTTCGCTGGTGCGCGTATTGCCGCACTACAAGCTGCAGCAGCTGAACGTCTATGCGCTGTATCCGTCACGGCAGTACCTGGATGCGAAGATCAAGACCTGGGTCGCCTACCTGCGGGAAAACCTGCCTGGCGTGCTCCAGGCCGATGGTGCGGGCGTCGCCAGCGTCACGCCCTGA